The following are encoded in a window of Amaranthus tricolor cultivar Red isolate AtriRed21 chromosome 2, ASM2621246v1, whole genome shotgun sequence genomic DNA:
- the LOC130805708 gene encoding uncharacterized protein LOC130805708 translates to MSNITTGDVGEDLKKMGRTKAVGLDNISIEEVSNKSDKWREALEGKELRISRTKTEYLRCDFSGTSPVVKPEMSIEEAVVKSTTRYKYLRLIIQRDGEIDGDVNHRIHAGWYKWHAATAVLCDKKFPSKLK, encoded by the exons ATGAGTAATATTACCACAGGAGATGTAGGTGAAGAtctcaaaaagatggggagaacaaaGGCAGTGGGGCTAGATAACATCtcgattgag GAGGTTAGTAACAAATCGGAtaagtggagggaagctttagaaggtaaagagtTGCGCATTAGCcgtacgaagaccgagtatttgcgttgtgactttagtgggacatcaccggTAGTTAAACCAGAAATGTCCATTGAGgaagcagttgttaaaagtacgaccaGGTACAAGTATTTAAGATTGATCATTCAAAgagatggggagattgacggagatgtaaatcatcgtatacatgcgGGTTGGTACAAGTGGCATGCAGCCACCGCAGTGCTATGTGATaagaaattcccaagcaagttaaaatga